One segment of Anatilimnocola aggregata DNA contains the following:
- the rpoN gene encoding RNA polymerase factor sigma-54, translating into MRLSFGLEARQLQKQILAPRMIQSMEILQLPLQALQERIEQELGENPLLELQERDPTLPEEQSDLDGPNERSIEDKPLVVDEAHNNADDFERLLQLDRDVPDYFDETTRRSANRMDEDSDRAHDTISNVAERPESLQDYLMHQLGELDIDAKTMAMAERIISALDAKDGGYLRSSLRDLLPADASPDDLQLAEQALTLVQSLDPPGVGARDLRECLLLQLKPEVDLYDEQKTLISNHLEDLRDNRLPQITKATGYSIDRIKEAWEELRKLNPKPAAQFSEVHTPAVEPDVEVQRGEGGKWQVIVEESRTPQLFISKHYRERLASGEATPEEREYIKRKVQAAQWLIESIEQRRNTLTKVAQAIVEHQTAFLEDGPEHIHPLKMQQIADKVGVHVTTVSRAVDDKYIQTPRGIYPLRRFFVGGTHTDGGEDVAWDIIRIRLQEIIDKEDKSSPLSDDEIVNELKKQGLEVARRTVTKYRQKMSIPSSRQRRDWSKT; encoded by the coding sequence ATGCGACTTTCATTTGGCCTAGAAGCTCGGCAGCTGCAAAAGCAGATTCTCGCGCCGCGGATGATCCAGTCGATGGAGATTCTGCAGTTGCCGCTGCAAGCGCTCCAAGAACGGATCGAGCAGGAACTGGGCGAAAACCCACTGCTTGAACTGCAAGAACGCGACCCCACTTTGCCGGAAGAACAATCCGACCTGGATGGGCCGAACGAACGGAGCATTGAAGACAAGCCACTGGTCGTCGACGAAGCCCATAACAATGCCGACGACTTCGAGCGTTTGCTGCAACTCGATCGCGATGTGCCCGATTATTTCGACGAAACAACTCGCCGCAGCGCGAATCGGATGGACGAAGACTCCGACCGCGCCCACGACACCATTTCGAACGTCGCCGAGCGGCCCGAATCGCTGCAAGACTATTTGATGCATCAACTGGGCGAGCTCGATATCGACGCCAAGACCATGGCGATGGCCGAGCGGATTATCTCTGCCCTCGATGCCAAAGATGGCGGCTATCTGCGCAGCAGCCTGCGAGATTTGCTTCCCGCCGATGCCTCACCCGACGATCTGCAACTGGCCGAGCAAGCACTGACACTGGTTCAATCGCTCGATCCGCCCGGCGTTGGTGCCCGCGACTTGCGCGAGTGCTTGCTACTGCAATTGAAGCCCGAAGTGGATCTGTACGACGAACAAAAAACACTGATCAGCAATCACTTGGAAGACCTGCGAGATAATCGCCTGCCGCAGATCACCAAAGCGACTGGCTACAGCATCGACCGCATCAAAGAAGCCTGGGAAGAACTGCGCAAGCTCAACCCCAAGCCGGCCGCCCAGTTCTCCGAAGTCCATACGCCGGCAGTTGAGCCGGATGTGGAGGTACAGCGGGGCGAAGGTGGCAAGTGGCAAGTCATTGTCGAAGAGAGCCGGACTCCGCAGTTGTTCATCAGCAAGCACTATCGCGAGCGACTAGCCAGCGGTGAGGCGACTCCCGAAGAGCGCGAATACATCAAGCGCAAGGTGCAAGCCGCGCAGTGGCTCATCGAATCGATCGAGCAGCGGCGCAACACGCTGACGAAAGTCGCGCAGGCCATCGTCGAACACCAAACGGCGTTTCTCGAAGATGGGCCCGAGCACATTCATCCGCTCAAGATGCAGCAGATTGCCGATAAGGTTGGCGTACACGTGACGACGGTCAGCCGGGCTGTGGACGACAAATACATTCAAACACCCCGCGGCATTTACCCGCTGCGGCGGTTCTTTGTCGGTGGTACGCACACCGATGGGGGCGAAGACGTCGCCTGGGACATCATTCGCATTCGTCTGCAGGAAATCATCGACAAGGAAGATAAGTCCAGCCCGCTCAGCGATGACGAAATCGTCAACGAGCTAAAGAAGCAAGGGCTCGAAGTGGCCCGCCGCACCGTCACGAAGTATCGCCAAAAGATGTCGATTCCTAGCAGTCGCCAACGCCGCGACTGGAGCAAGACGTAA
- the recR gene encoding recombination mediator RecR, whose product MAQVSDSVSKVIEEFAKLPGIGRKSAERLAYHILRVPKTEALGLADAIRNVRENVHYCSSCFNLAEAELCSICADPRRDRTQLCVVEQPRDLMALEQAGVFRGLYHVLLGRIAPLDGIGPDQLTLQQLVQRVRQGEFQEIVMATNPTVEGDGTALHISNLLAEFPVSMTRLARGITTGSILEYTNKEILADALAGRQRL is encoded by the coding sequence ATGGCTCAAGTCTCGGATTCCGTCAGCAAAGTGATCGAGGAGTTTGCGAAACTCCCCGGCATCGGCCGCAAATCGGCTGAACGCTTGGCGTATCACATTCTGCGAGTTCCCAAGACCGAAGCCCTGGGGCTGGCCGACGCCATTCGCAACGTGCGCGAGAACGTCCACTATTGTTCCAGTTGCTTCAACCTGGCCGAAGCCGAGTTGTGCAGCATTTGTGCGGACCCGCGGCGCGATCGCACTCAATTGTGCGTGGTCGAACAACCGCGCGACCTGATGGCGCTCGAGCAGGCCGGCGTCTTTCGCGGCCTCTATCACGTGCTGCTTGGGCGGATCGCTCCGCTCGATGGCATCGGACCCGATCAACTCACGCTGCAGCAATTGGTGCAGCGCGTGCGACAGGGTGAGTTCCAAGAGATTGTGATGGCGACCAACCCGACCGTGGAAGGTGACGGCACGGCCTTGCACATTTCGAACTTGCTTGCCGAGTTTCCGGTGAGCATGACCCGCCTGGCCCGGGGTATTACGACGGGCAGCATTTTGGAATACACGAACAAAGAGATTCTGGCCGATGCCCTCGCGGGCCGACAGCGTCTGTAG
- the dnaX gene encoding DNA polymerase III subunit gamma/tau yields the protein MALLTGNHPADDSAPEAMTTGNYVVVARRYRPQDFQQLVGQPQVSQALGTAIHTNRVGHAYLFTGARGVGKTSTARIFAKALNCVRGPTTEPCGECDICQGIAAGSDVDVLEIDGASNRGIDEIRQLRSNVNVRPSRARYKIYIIDEVHMLTTQAFNALLKTLEEPPEHVKFIFCTTEADKIPITVLSRCQRFDFAPLQAQAIVDRLQHICNLEGVTVEPQALQILARRANGSMRDSQSLLEQLLSFSGKQLLAADVHRLLGTAQSGRLAAISRALADHDAATALGLLDEALRQGVDAGQLAEQLLGYLRDAMAVHLGCSTDLLLSTEATDADELRQLGDQLGLETVLAAAQVLDQALVRMKQSTQTRTLVELALVRIANLQQLQSLPALIAQLQSGGPISLPTAPAVARPAQSLAPVARDSQPSGPPMNQARPTPAPQPPVPPPQPAVDQKKTTDVAEPLNDEPAAPQDEVPWDDQMALSAWRQVLSQIQDMTSDYASRAESVATSGPNQLVARFRKAYTHAKETCERPERRQRLEQGLTELMGRPIRVEFQLLPDEPQTVVAAPRPPQTAIRRRQRIREVERNLLVQQAIVSFEAEIVNVIDPPVSADDATEGATDVVVAPTAE from the coding sequence ATGGCCCTTCTTACCGGCAATCATCCCGCGGATGATTCAGCACCCGAAGCGATGACCACCGGCAATTATGTTGTCGTGGCCCGCCGTTATCGCCCGCAAGACTTTCAACAACTGGTCGGTCAGCCCCAGGTTTCGCAGGCGCTCGGCACGGCCATCCACACGAATCGAGTCGGGCATGCCTACCTGTTCACCGGCGCTCGCGGAGTGGGCAAGACGAGCACGGCGCGCATCTTTGCGAAGGCGCTGAACTGTGTGCGCGGGCCCACGACGGAGCCTTGCGGCGAGTGCGATATCTGCCAGGGAATTGCCGCGGGCAGCGATGTCGACGTGCTCGAAATCGACGGCGCGAGCAATCGCGGTATCGACGAAATCCGTCAGCTCCGATCGAACGTGAACGTCCGTCCTAGCCGGGCGCGATACAAGATTTACATCATCGACGAAGTCCACATGCTCACGACGCAGGCCTTCAATGCCCTGCTGAAAACGTTGGAAGAGCCGCCCGAGCACGTGAAGTTTATCTTCTGCACGACCGAAGCAGACAAGATCCCCATCACTGTTTTGTCGCGTTGTCAGCGGTTTGATTTTGCGCCGTTGCAAGCGCAGGCGATCGTCGATCGGCTGCAGCATATTTGCAATCTGGAAGGGGTGACCGTCGAGCCGCAAGCGCTCCAGATTCTGGCTCGCCGCGCGAATGGTTCGATGCGCGATAGCCAGTCGCTGCTCGAACAACTGCTCTCGTTCAGTGGCAAACAGTTGCTCGCAGCCGATGTGCATCGCCTGCTCGGAACGGCGCAGTCCGGTCGACTAGCAGCAATTAGTCGCGCTTTGGCCGATCATGATGCGGCCACTGCACTCGGCCTGTTGGATGAAGCGCTGCGGCAAGGTGTCGACGCGGGGCAACTCGCGGAGCAGTTGCTCGGCTACTTGCGCGACGCGATGGCCGTGCATTTGGGCTGCTCCACCGATTTGCTGCTGTCGACGGAAGCGACGGATGCTGACGAGCTGCGGCAATTGGGCGATCAATTGGGGCTGGAAACCGTGCTCGCCGCAGCACAGGTCTTGGATCAGGCCCTCGTCCGCATGAAGCAGAGCACGCAGACGCGGACGCTGGTCGAATTGGCTTTGGTAAGAATTGCCAATCTCCAGCAGTTGCAGTCGCTGCCGGCCTTAATTGCCCAGCTCCAAAGTGGTGGCCCAATTTCGCTGCCGACGGCCCCGGCCGTAGCTCGGCCGGCACAAAGTTTAGCTCCTGTGGCGCGCGATTCGCAGCCAAGCGGACCGCCAATGAACCAAGCTCGGCCTACTCCGGCTCCTCAGCCGCCAGTTCCGCCTCCGCAGCCCGCCGTCGATCAAAAAAAAACGACCGACGTCGCTGAGCCCCTAAATGATGAGCCCGCAGCACCCCAGGACGAGGTTCCTTGGGATGACCAAATGGCACTTTCTGCTTGGCGACAAGTCCTTAGCCAGATTCAAGATATGACGTCTGATTACGCCTCGCGGGCGGAGTCGGTTGCAACTTCTGGGCCAAATCAGCTGGTAGCCCGCTTTAGAAAAGCGTATACTCATGCCAAGGAGACCTGCGAACGCCCCGAGCGTCGCCAGCGGCTTGAGCAAGGACTTACCGAACTCATGGGCCGCCCGATCCGCGTGGAGTTCCAACTCCTGCCTGATGAGCCGCAAACCGTTGTGGCTGCTCCTCGTCCGCCGCAGACGGCCATTCGCCGCCGGCAGCGAATTCGAGAAGTGGAACGGAACTTGCTCGTGCAGCAGGCCATCGTCTCGTTCGAGGCTGAGATCGTCAATGTGATCGATCCGCCGGTCTCGGCCGATGACGCCACCGAGGGAGCCACCGACGTCGTCGTTGCTCCCACCGCTGAATAG
- a CDS encoding inorganic phosphate transporter has translation MFITLLLIAAVAFLAYSNGANDNFKGVASLYGSRTTSYRTALTWATITTAAGSLCSIFLASALLSKFKGKGLVPDELVGSEYFLLSVALGAGCTVILATRFGFPISTTHGLTGAMVGSGLVAAGSQVQLGVLGTAFMLPLLLSPLMACVLGGLLYAVFHWARLGLRISKQTCVCVGNELHVIQPATDGMTSTPAAGSLTVTVAEQGVCIERYAGTFSGVNCQQLMDTAHFISAGVVSFARGLNDTPKIAALLAIVSFLGGHTSMIVVAVAMAIGGLIHSARIAETMSHKITAMNHGQGFSANLATGMLVICASLFGLPVSTTHVSVGALFGIGVTTGQADYKVVSGILLSWVLTLPCAALIGGSSYWLLTTFA, from the coding sequence ATGTTCATTACCTTACTGCTGATCGCTGCCGTCGCCTTCCTGGCGTACTCGAACGGCGCAAACGACAACTTCAAAGGGGTTGCATCGCTTTACGGCAGCCGCACGACCAGCTATCGCACGGCACTCACTTGGGCGACGATCACCACCGCAGCTGGCTCGCTCTGCTCGATCTTTCTCGCGAGCGCCCTGCTGAGCAAGTTCAAAGGCAAAGGACTGGTGCCGGACGAACTTGTCGGCTCCGAGTATTTCCTCCTCTCGGTGGCACTGGGCGCCGGCTGCACCGTGATTCTGGCGACGCGGTTTGGCTTTCCAATTTCCACCACCCACGGTCTGACGGGTGCGATGGTTGGCAGCGGACTAGTCGCAGCTGGCAGTCAGGTGCAGCTAGGCGTACTGGGAACCGCCTTCATGTTGCCACTGCTGCTCAGTCCGCTCATGGCGTGCGTGCTGGGCGGCCTGCTCTACGCCGTCTTTCATTGGGCTCGCTTGGGACTGCGAATCTCGAAGCAAACCTGCGTTTGCGTGGGAAATGAATTGCACGTGATTCAGCCCGCTACGGACGGCATGACGTCAACTCCGGCCGCGGGCTCGCTGACCGTCACCGTCGCAGAACAGGGAGTTTGCATCGAGCGCTATGCCGGCACCTTCAGCGGGGTGAATTGCCAGCAGTTGATGGACACCGCTCACTTTATCAGTGCGGGTGTCGTGAGCTTCGCCCGCGGATTGAACGACACGCCGAAGATCGCAGCCCTGCTGGCGATCGTTTCTTTCCTAGGCGGTCACACCAGCATGATCGTCGTCGCAGTCGCGATGGCTATCGGCGGGCTGATACACTCCGCGCGAATCGCCGAAACAATGAGCCACAAGATTACCGCCATGAATCATGGTCAGGGATTTTCGGCGAACCTGGCAACGGGGATGCTCGTGATCTGCGCCAGCCTGTTTGGCCTGCCTGTTTCGACGACCCATGTTTCCGTCGGTGCCCTGTTCGGCATCGGCGTGACGACCGGCCAAGCTGACTACAAGGTTGTCTCCGGCATTCTCCTCTCGTGGGTTCTCACGCTCCCCTGCGCGGCCCTGATCGGTGGCAGTTCCTACTGGCTGCTGACAACGTTCGCCTAG